One Mugil cephalus isolate CIBA_MC_2020 chromosome 8, CIBA_Mcephalus_1.1, whole genome shotgun sequence genomic window carries:
- the smarcad1a gene encoding SWI/SNF-related matrix-associated actin-dependent regulator of chromatin subfamily A containing DEAD/H box 1A, with translation MSLFNLDRFRFEKKTADKDEDRGSKSPESEKENKPAQMKSVKAPPKSHARGVVFDEVLTIDLEEDEGLSEPKTKISLTSKSKSPVGKASDNTDDEDNESDEKINKILEIFPQLSRTEILEVVSSTSTMDGAVAACLLRFGDKEAPNQGRKRKQDEPSSSQDSGESQLSKKRRPTAASDEDENTANEPSWEKQEAMVRRLQKKFPDQDKEELRMVLQEHDWNSEDALQALQMFSDPDNTSFSSPESDEKKISKSKRKDKSSRNHKESRHHKRNEDTKHVRNQKGSEDRTVVSETEQEGTEDSEDTKDSEDESSAEDVKRPNDKSSTSTLSSWLKKTSDSASSSSSVHKASTSSSLKPSSSSSAAAQTLCRFASVTSIAKKQALERKRKARASDERVSSEGENDDEEDTVSTEYEDSDDELDLNTGMTDMKKEMLKFFREATLDELSLIAGCSIKKAQKIVELRPFENWESLIEVFHKDNGLSDSLLLGCRVVLKERKVVLGLMTKCQGISSKMVKQVTEVMDKGTGTMKQPSVLNSQLQLKPYQLIGLKWLLLLHEHKLSGILADEMGLGKTIQAISFLAQLYENGIEGPHLITVPSSTLDNWVRELKLWCPDLKVLVYYGSVEDRRYLKHDILNRDVEFSVIVTTYNLAIGNESDRGLFRKLRLKYAIFDEGHMLKNMNTLRYQLLMAINAEHRLLLTGTPLQNNLLELMSLLNFIMPSMFSSSTKQLSKMFSQKSHEEQSRFERNRISQAKLIMKPFILRRVKSEVLKQLPAKQEKVEFCPMSEKQEALYKTLFNKLKASTNGEKRELCNVMMQLRKMANHPLLHRQYYTAEKLKAMSKLMLKEPTHYDADAALIQEDMEVMSDFELHRLCQQYSSIGSYQLEKELLLDSGKFLHLTELLASLKNKGDRVVLFSQFTMMLDIVEVLLKNLKHRYVRLDGSTPIADRIVLIDEFNTDPDIFVFLLSTRAGGLGINLTSANVVILHDIDCNPYNDKQAEDRCHRVGQTRTVQVIKLISKNSIEDLILQLGNKKLKLEQDMTTVAEDAEGTIPEDMASLLKASLGL, from the exons ATGAGTTTGTTCAATTTAGACCGTTTCCGTTTCGAGAAGAAGACGGCGGACAAAGACGAGGACAGAGGCTCCAAAAGCCCCGAGTCTGAGAAGGAGAACAAGCCTG CTCAGATGAAATCTGTCAAAGCTCCACCAAAGTCCCATGCCAGAGGAGTGGTTTTTGATGAAGTCCTGACCATTGACTTAGAAGAGGACGAGGGCCTCTCTGAACCAAAGACCAAAATATCATTAACCAGTAAATCCAA GAGTCCTGTAGGGAAGGCTTCGGATAACACAGACGATGAGGACAACGAATCTGAtgagaaaattaacaaaatattgGAGATATTTCCTCAGTTGTCGAGGACGGAGATATTGGAG GTGGTTAGCAGTACAAGCACAATGGATGGGGCTGTAGCTGCCTGCCTTTTGAGGTTTGGTGATAAAGAAG CACCGAATCAAGGCAGGAAGAGAAAGCAGGATGAACCCAGCAGTTCTCAGGATAGTGGTGAGAGTCAACTGAGCAAGAAGAGGAGACCAACAGCT GCCTCTGACGAAGACGAAAATACAGCGAATGAACCCAGCTGGGAGAAGCAGGAAGCCATGGTCAGAAGACTCCAAAAAAAGTTTCCCGACCAGGACAAGGAG GAGCTGCGGATGGTGCTGCAGGAGCACGACTGGAATTCTGAAGATGCGCTGCAGGCTCTACAGATGTTTTCAGATCCAG ataataCCAGTTTCAGTTCACCTGAatcagatgaaaagaaaatcagcaaATCAAAGAGGAAAGACAAGTCGAGCAGGAACCACAAAGAGTCTAGGCACCACAAACGTAACGAAGATACTAAACACGTGAGAAACCAAAAGGGCTCTGAGGACCGAACGGTCGTCAGTGAAACAGAACAGGAGGGTACTGAAGACTCGGAGGATACCAAGGACAGCGAAGACGAGTCGAGTGCTGAAGACGTAAAACGTCCCAACGACAAAAGTAGCACTTCCACTCTGTCCTCGTGGCTCAAAAAAACTTCTGACTCGGCGTCTTCGTCCTCCTCCGTGCACAAGGCATCTACCTCTTCATCCCTGAAgccgtcctcttcctcctctgctgctgcccaGACACTGTGCAGGTTTGCCAGTGTGACCAGCATAGCCAAGAAGCAGGCgctggagaggaagaggaaggcgCGCGCCTCCGATGAACGCGTCAGTTCGGAGGGGGAAAATGACGACGAAGAAGACACAGTAAGCACAGAGTATGAGGACTCGGATGATGAGCTGGACCTTAATACGGGCATGACGGACATGAAGAAGGAGATGCTCAAATTCTTCCGGGAAGCAACGTTGGATGAGCTGTCACTGATTGCTGGGTGCTCGATTAAAAAGGCACAGAAGATTGTGGAACTAAGGCCCTTCGAAAACTGGGAAAGCCTG ATCGAAGTCTTCCATAAGGATAACGGCCTCTCAGACAGCTTGCTGCTGGGCTGCAGAGTCGTCCTCAAGGAACGGAAGGTTGTCCTGGGGCTCATGACCAAATGCCAGGGCATTTCTTCAAAAATGGTCAAACAGGTCACTGAGGTGATGGACAAAGGCACGGGGACCATGAAGCAGCCAAGTGTACTCAACAGCCA GCTCCAGCTGAAGCCCTATCAGCTGATTGGTCTGAAGTGGCTGCTGCTTTTGCATGAACACAAACTGAGTGGAATCCTCGCTGATGAAATG GGTTTGGGGAAGACTATTCAGGCTATATCATTTTTAGCCCAGTTATATGAAAACGGAATAGAAGGTCCTCACCTCATCACTGTGCCTTCTTCTACACTCG ATAATTGGGTCAGAGAGCTGAAGCTGTGGTGCCCAGACCTCAAAGTTCTAGTTTATTATG GATCTGTGGAAGATCGTCGCTACCTCAAACACGACATCCTAAATCGGGACGTTGAGTTCAGCGTCATTGTGACCAC GTATAACTTGGCCATAGGAAATGAAAGCGACCGCGGCCTTTTTCGCAAGCTGCGTCTGAAGTATGCTATATTTGATGAAGGCCACATGCTGAAGAACATGAACACTCTGCGCTACCAGCTCCTCATGGCCATTAAC GCGGAGCACCGCTTGCTGCTGACAGGAACTCCTTTACAGAACAACCTCTTAGAGCTGATGTCTCTCCTCAACTTCATCATGCCTTCTATGTTCTCCAGCTCCACTAAACAGCTCTCCAAAATGTTTTCCCAG AAATCCCATGAGGAACAGAGCCGTTTTGAGAGGAACCGTATCTCTCAGGCCAAACTCATCATGAAACCTTTTATCCTCCGAAGAGTCAAGAGCGAG GTCCTCAAGCAGCTGCCAGCAAAGCAAGAGAAGGTAGAGTTCTGCCCGATGAGCGAGAAACAGGAGGCTCTTTACAAGACCCTCTTCAATAAACTCAAGGCTTCCACCAATGGCGAGA AGCGCGAGCTGTGTAATGTGATGATGCAGTTGAGAAAGATGGCCAACCACCCTCTGCTTCACAGACAGTACTACACCGCGGAGAAGCTCAAAGCCATGAGCAAACTCATGCTAAAG GAGCCAACCCACTATGATGCCGATGCCGCTCTCATTCAGGAGGACATGGAAGTGATGTCAGACTTTGAGCTGCACCGTCTGTGCCAGCAGTACTCCTCCATCGGTTCCTACCAGCTTGAAAAGGAGCTCCTGCTCGACTCTGGAAAGTTCCTTcacctcacagagctgctggccTCACTTAAAAACAAg GGAGACCGAGTTGTGTTGTTCAGTCAGTTCACAATGATGCTCGACATTGTGGAAGTGCTGCTGAAAAACCTTAAGCATCGTTACGTCAGACTGGACGGATCCACGCCAATAGCAGACAG GATTGTGTTGATCGACGAGTTCAACACGGACCCTGACATATTTGTGTTCCTGTTGTCAACGCGCGCCGGTGGCCTCGGCATCAACCTAACCTCGGCTAATGTCGTCATCCTTCACGACATCGACTGCAACCCCTACAATGACAAACAGGCAGAGGACAGATGTCACCGCGTGGGCCAGACCAG gactgTACAGGTGATTAAGctgatcagtaaaaacagcaTAGAGGACCTCATCCTGCAGCT